In a single window of the Shumkonia mesophila genome:
- a CDS encoding TRAP transporter large permease, translated as MIDVAGAGIGFVLMLGLMFIGLHVATALFIVSALGCVVYLGVPTLMSFGENAWGVLNDFIMTAIPLFILLGEILLRAGITERMYNSLSDWLSRFPGGLLHTNIGASALFAAVSGSSVATAATIGTVALPAFRSRRYNERLVLGSIASGATLGILIPPSINLIIYGAITNTSIGRLFAAGILPGFGLAGLFMVTIAALCIWRPEWAGLREERAPLADRLRRLGALMPPFFIFVVVMGSIYLGWATPTEAAALGVVGALVLAAGNGKLTFAMLHSAFEATIRTTAMILLIILAAFFLNFVISILGIPQTMANFVAETGATPLMTMLLLTIFYLILGCFLETLSMMIATVPVVVPIVVALGLDPVWFGIYLVIMMEMALVTPPMGMNLYVVQGVRGGGPIRDVVIGTLPFLAVRIVFVAAIIFWPEIVLWFPNLMFN; from the coding sequence ATGATCGACGTTGCCGGAGCCGGTATCGGCTTTGTCTTGATGCTCGGCCTGATGTTCATCGGGCTGCACGTGGCGACCGCGTTGTTCATCGTCAGCGCGCTGGGGTGCGTCGTCTATCTCGGCGTACCCACCCTGATGAGCTTCGGCGAAAATGCCTGGGGCGTGCTCAACGATTTCATCATGACGGCGATTCCGCTGTTCATCCTGTTGGGCGAGATCCTGCTGCGCGCCGGCATCACGGAACGCATGTACAACTCGTTGTCCGACTGGTTGAGCCGCTTCCCGGGCGGATTGCTGCACACCAACATCGGCGCCTCGGCGCTGTTCGCGGCCGTGTCGGGGTCGTCGGTCGCCACCGCCGCGACCATCGGCACCGTCGCCCTGCCCGCCTTCCGGTCGCGGCGCTACAACGAGCGCCTGGTGCTCGGTTCCATCGCCTCGGGCGCCACTTTGGGAATCCTCATTCCGCCGAGCATCAACCTCATCATCTACGGCGCCATCACCAATACCTCGATCGGACGTCTGTTCGCTGCCGGTATTCTGCCCGGGTTCGGCTTGGCCGGGTTGTTCATGGTGACCATCGCCGCGTTGTGCATATGGCGGCCGGAATGGGCGGGACTGAGAGAAGAACGGGCGCCCCTGGCCGACCGACTGCGCCGCCTCGGGGCCCTGATGCCGCCCTTCTTCATCTTCGTCGTCGTCATGGGCAGCATTTACCTGGGGTGGGCGACGCCAACCGAGGCCGCCGCCCTGGGGGTGGTGGGAGCACTTGTCCTGGCGGCCGGCAACGGCAAGCTTACCTTCGCCATGCTGCACAGCGCTTTTGAGGCGACGATCCGCACCACGGCGATGATCCTGCTGATCATCCTCGCCGCCTTCTTCCTCAATTTCGTCATCAGCATTCTGGGCATTCCGCAGACCATGGCCAACTTCGTCGCCGAGACGGGGGCGACGCCGCTGATGACGATGCTTCTGTTGACGATCTTCTATCTGATCCTGGGCTGCTTCCTGGAGACCCTCTCCATGATGATCGCCACGGTTCCGGTCGTCGTGCCGATCGTCGTCGCCCTTGGCCTCGATCCGGTGTGGTTCGGCATCTACCTGGTCATCATGATGGAAATGGCCCTGGTGACGCCACCGATGGGCATGAACCTGTATGTCGTACAGGGCGTGCGCGGCGGCGGGCCGATCCGCGACGTCGTCATCGGCACCCTGCCGTTCCTGGCCGTACGGATCGTCTTCGTGGCGGCGATCATCTTCTGGCCGGAAATCGTCCTGTGGTTCCCGAACCTGATGTTCAACTGA
- a CDS encoding dihydroxy-acid dehydratase domain-containing protein, producing MVERPNFPFVIDEAYNPYRECIQGLANEPITVLKLLADAGERLSADSPLARLDDVTMGEVVARLRDNRPRIAIIAGSLDHPAHLLDRDHILMAAARVWQNGGVPFTFSFPVICDGTAQNNIGQSYSLASRNQTAAIVNVNFEGHSYHAAYVLAGCDKSPSAVLAGLAAADMARAHRGNQAPAWALFAPAHVLKGGTIPAATAKALRDVGKAARAAGHADLAEDIEENMHYILQCSSDEAFAGQLERALNLGLVDAATKRRLLDELAGATCHTKGGVCAFNGTGNSSRTLLAAFGLVPPELELLTDLPSDEAVMSGVDSLFGLLNKPQFRVSEILRRNFGNLVRIHNATGSSSNILLHLPMIMRHAGFDVTIEDYRRVRQDTPVQEVFAHSLTEGRDTFVLAQQFAAGQHRGMESLYRVLTDLGVAMDLDAPTVTGGTWRDRTKDLAVPVDPTLGEKAVIRTRPLRPRAGVEVLTGSFFDNAVVKVSGMSDALYDHFDDHVFVVRYYENEAACNADFARSDLVEHLGRTEGLDAALIRAVVTRNGGNPDADHKTMLEKGWLSFAFIIAGQGPRAYGMPEMFAPSQNLRHHRILESSSILMTDGRYSGVTKGACIGHTVPEAFDGGGIGYLHDGDVLRLNLSSARIDLLERAAFLAGEERPLDPAADAGRAPLFVERQARMANRLLDIAACNLMDGVTDAARGVVPLAVDRRATRRLADA from the coding sequence ATGGTAGAACGTCCGAACTTTCCCTTCGTCATCGACGAAGCCTACAATCCCTATCGCGAATGCATTCAGGGCTTGGCCAACGAGCCGATCACCGTGCTCAAGCTGCTGGCCGACGCCGGCGAACGGCTGTCGGCCGACAGCCCGCTCGCCCGGCTCGACGACGTGACCATGGGCGAGGTGGTGGCGCGCCTGCGCGACAACCGGCCGCGCATCGCCATCATCGCCGGCAGCCTCGATCATCCGGCCCATCTGCTGGACCGCGACCACATCCTGATGGCGGCGGCCCGCGTCTGGCAGAACGGCGGCGTGCCCTTCACCTTCTCGTTCCCGGTCATCTGCGACGGCACCGCCCAGAACAACATCGGGCAGAGCTATTCGCTGGCCTCGCGCAACCAGACCGCGGCCATCGTCAACGTCAACTTCGAAGGCCACAGCTACCACGCCGCCTATGTGCTGGCCGGCTGCGACAAGTCGCCGTCGGCGGTCCTGGCCGGGTTGGCCGCCGCCGACATGGCGCGCGCCCATCGCGGCAACCAGGCGCCGGCATGGGCGCTGTTCGCCCCCGCCCACGTGCTGAAGGGCGGCACCATCCCGGCCGCCACCGCCAAGGCCCTGCGCGACGTGGGCAAGGCGGCCCGCGCCGCCGGCCACGCCGATCTCGCCGAGGATATCGAAGAGAACATGCACTACATCCTGCAGTGCTCCTCGGACGAGGCCTTCGCCGGGCAGCTGGAGCGGGCGCTCAACCTGGGCCTCGTCGACGCCGCCACCAAACGGCGCCTGCTCGACGAACTGGCCGGCGCCACCTGCCACACGAAGGGCGGCGTCTGCGCCTTCAACGGTACCGGCAATTCGTCGCGCACCCTGCTGGCCGCCTTCGGCCTGGTGCCGCCGGAACTGGAGCTGCTGACCGACCTGCCGAGCGACGAGGCGGTGATGAGCGGCGTCGACTCGCTGTTCGGCCTGCTCAACAAGCCGCAATTCCGGGTGAGCGAAATCCTCCGGCGCAATTTCGGCAACTTGGTGCGCATCCACAACGCCACCGGCTCGTCCTCCAATATCCTGCTGCACCTGCCGATGATCATGCGTCACGCCGGCTTCGACGTGACCATCGAGGACTATCGCCGCGTCCGCCAGGACACCCCGGTGCAAGAGGTTTTCGCCCATTCCCTGACCGAGGGGCGGGACACCTTCGTGCTGGCCCAGCAGTTTGCGGCCGGCCAGCATCGGGGCATGGAAAGCCTCTATCGCGTGCTCACCGACCTCGGCGTGGCCATGGACCTCGACGCCCCCACCGTCACCGGCGGCACGTGGCGGGACCGCACCAAGGACCTCGCCGTGCCGGTCGATCCGACGCTGGGCGAGAAGGCCGTCATCCGCACCCGGCCGCTGCGTCCGCGGGCCGGCGTCGAGGTGTTGACCGGCAGCTTCTTCGACAACGCGGTGGTCAAGGTGTCGGGGATGTCGGATGCCCTTTACGACCACTTCGACGATCACGTCTTCGTGGTGCGCTATTACGAGAACGAGGCGGCCTGCAACGCCGATTTCGCGCGCTCCGACCTGGTCGAGCACCTGGGACGGACCGAAGGGCTGGACGCCGCCCTCATCCGCGCCGTGGTGACGCGCAACGGCGGCAATCCGGACGCCGATCACAAGACCATGCTGGAAAAGGGCTGGCTGTCGTTCGCCTTCATCATCGCCGGCCAGGGCCCGCGCGCCTATGGCATGCCCGAGATGTTCGCGCCCAGCCAGAACCTGCGCCACCACCGCATCCTGGAAAGTTCCTCCATCCTGATGACCGACGGCCGCTATTCCGGCGTCACCAAGGGCGCCTGCATCGGTCACACCGTGCCCGAGGCCTTCGACGGCGGTGGCATCGGATATCTGCACGACGGCGACGTTCTGCGCCTGAACCTAAGCTCGGCGCGCATCGATCTTCTGGAACGCGCCGCTTTCCTGGCCGGCGAGGAAAGGCCACTCGATCCCGCCGCCGACGCCGGCCGCGCGCCGCTGTTCGTCGAACGTCAGGCCCGTATGGCCAACCGGCTGCTCGATATCGCCGCCTGCAACCTCATGGACGGCGTCACCGACGCCGCCCGCGGCGTGGTGCCGCTGGCCGTCGACCGCCGCGCCACCCGCCGACTGGCCGACGCCTAA
- the dgoD gene encoding galactonate dehydratase, translating into MKITRLKTWQVPPRWLFLKIETDEGVAGWGEPVIEGRAATVEAAVGELADYLVGHDPRRIEDIWQMLYRGGFYRGGPILMSAISGIDQALWDIKGKVLNAPVYDLLGGLVRERMRMYCWIGGDRPADVGRQAKEVVAKGFTAFKMNGTPELAIVDSHGKIDDAVARVAEARAAVGPDVGIAIDFHGRVHRPMAKALLRELEPFHPMFVEEPVLPENLHVLPHIAQGLGYPIATGERLFHRSQFRPILESGAVDIVQPDISHCGGITEIRKIATLAETYDVALAPHCPLGPLTLAASLHVDFVSHNAFIQEQSMGIHYNVGNDVLDYLVNPEPLKIVDGHIAAPTGPGLGVEINEEFVIERAAQGHRWRNPIWRHADGSIAEW; encoded by the coding sequence ATGAAAATCACCCGTCTCAAAACCTGGCAGGTTCCGCCCCGCTGGCTTTTCCTGAAAATCGAAACCGACGAGGGCGTGGCCGGGTGGGGAGAGCCGGTCATCGAAGGCCGCGCCGCCACCGTCGAGGCCGCCGTCGGCGAACTGGCCGACTACCTGGTAGGCCACGACCCGCGCCGCATCGAAGACATCTGGCAGATGCTCTACCGCGGAGGTTTCTATCGGGGCGGCCCAATCCTGATGTCGGCCATCTCGGGCATCGATCAGGCGCTGTGGGACATCAAGGGCAAGGTCCTGAATGCCCCTGTTTATGACCTACTGGGCGGCCTCGTGCGCGAGCGCATGCGCATGTACTGCTGGATCGGCGGCGACCGGCCGGCCGATGTCGGCCGCCAGGCCAAGGAAGTCGTCGCCAAGGGATTCACCGCCTTCAAGATGAACGGCACGCCGGAACTCGCCATCGTCGACAGCCATGGCAAGATCGACGACGCCGTCGCCCGTGTCGCCGAAGCCCGCGCCGCCGTCGGCCCCGACGTCGGCATCGCCATCGATTTCCACGGCCGCGTGCACCGGCCGATGGCCAAGGCGCTGCTGCGCGAGTTGGAGCCCTTCCACCCGATGTTCGTCGAGGAGCCGGTGCTGCCGGAAAACCTCCACGTCCTGCCGCACATCGCCCAGGGATTGGGCTATCCCATCGCTACCGGCGAGAGGCTGTTCCACCGCAGCCAGTTCCGCCCCATTCTGGAATCGGGTGCCGTCGACATCGTGCAGCCCGACATCAGCCATTGCGGCGGCATCACCGAGATCCGCAAGATCGCCACCCTGGCCGAAACCTACGACGTCGCCCTGGCCCCGCATTGTCCGCTGGGTCCGCTGACCCTGGCGGCCTCGCTGCACGTCGATTTCGTGTCGCATAACGCCTTCATCCAGGAACAGTCCATGGGCATCCACTACAACGTCGGCAACGACGTCCTGGACTATTTGGTGAACCCCGAGCCCCTGAAGATCGTCGACGGCCATATCGCCGCGCCGACCGGCCCCGGCCTGGGGGTGGAAATCAACGAGGAATTTGTCATCGAACGTGCCGCCCAGGGCCATCGCTGGCGCAATCCGATATGGCGGCACGCCGACGGGAGCATAGCCGAATGGTAG
- a CDS encoding TRAP transporter large permease, with protein MGMGLNALGIEAGTYVLVGSIFALLLTGLPLAFVTGLVALVFTFGWFGPNALPLVTSRIYGFITEYSLVAVPMFVFMASLLDRSGIAKDLFSGMRVLAGRLAGGVALQTLAVAVFLAAMSGIIGGEIVLLGILALPQMLRLGYDRKIAIGVVCAGGSLGTMIPPSIVLIIYGLIASVSIADLFVAAVTPGLMLASFYAIYVLVRCLIDPKLAPPLPPIAPEEKHARKVEALKSIGLPAGIAFMVLGTIYAGIASVTEAAAMGVFGVLAAIAIRREFSIRLIQEAVVQTMDTCGMIIWIGIGAAILVGVYNLMGGNRFVSATILGIDAAPIVIILIMMFILIVLGLFLDWIGIAMLTLPIFLPIVTQLGFDPIWFGILFAVNMQVSFLSPPFGPAAFYLKGVAPPEISLKDIFTSLVPFIVMQLTVLAVMLAYPQTALWMLD; from the coding sequence ATGGGAATGGGACTCAATGCCCTCGGCATCGAGGCGGGCACCTATGTCCTGGTCGGCAGCATCTTCGCGCTGCTGCTCACCGGCCTGCCGCTGGCCTTCGTCACCGGCCTGGTCGCCCTCGTCTTCACCTTCGGCTGGTTCGGACCGAACGCCCTGCCGCTGGTCACCAGCCGCATCTATGGCTTCATCACCGAATACTCGCTGGTCGCCGTGCCGATGTTCGTGTTCATGGCCAGCCTGCTCGACCGTTCGGGCATCGCCAAGGATCTGTTCTCCGGCATGAGGGTGCTGGCCGGACGGTTGGCCGGCGGTGTCGCCCTGCAAACCCTGGCGGTCGCGGTTTTCCTGGCCGCCATGTCCGGCATCATCGGCGGCGAGATCGTCCTGCTTGGCATCCTGGCACTGCCGCAAATGCTGCGCCTCGGCTATGACCGCAAGATCGCCATCGGCGTGGTGTGCGCCGGCGGCTCGCTCGGCACCATGATCCCGCCGTCCATCGTGCTCATCATCTATGGCCTGATCGCCAGCGTCTCGATCGCCGACCTGTTCGTCGCCGCCGTTACGCCGGGACTGATGCTGGCGTCGTTTTACGCCATCTACGTGCTGGTCCGCTGCCTGATCGATCCCAAGCTGGCGCCGCCGCTGCCGCCGATCGCACCGGAAGAAAAACACGCCCGCAAGGTCGAGGCGCTCAAATCCATCGGACTGCCGGCCGGCATCGCCTTCATGGTGCTGGGCACCATCTACGCCGGCATCGCCAGCGTGACCGAAGCCGCCGCCATGGGGGTGTTCGGCGTGCTGGCCGCCATCGCCATCCGCCGCGAGTTCAGCATCAGGCTGATTCAAGAGGCGGTGGTCCAGACCATGGACACCTGCGGCATGATCATCTGGATCGGCATCGGCGCCGCCATCCTGGTCGGCGTCTATAACCTGATGGGCGGCAACCGCTTCGTGTCGGCGACGATTCTCGGCATCGACGCGGCGCCGATCGTCATCATCCTCATCATGATGTTCATCCTGATCGTGCTGGGCCTGTTCCTCGACTGGATCGGCATCGCCATGCTGACCCTGCCGATTTTCCTGCCGATCGTCACCCAGCTCGGCTTCGATCCCATCTGGTTCGGCATCCTGTTCGCGGTCAACATGCAGGTGTCCTTCCTGAGCCCGCCGTTCGGCCCCGCCGCCTTTTACCTGAAGGGCGTGGCGCCGCCGGAAATCTCGCTCAAGGACATCTTCACCTCGCTGGTGCCGTTTATTGTCATGCAGCTTACGGTGCTGGCGGTGATGCTGGCGTACCCGCAAACCGCCCTGTGGATGCTGGACTGA
- a CDS encoding TRAP transporter small permease subunit, translating into MPTDTPPPSAPPPIVPSAIAQPAARGEPGHIRTRLDAVVDRYSRVVAWLVLIAMVISVIEVISRYVFDSPTSWVHEMVIFMIAVLFALGGAGAMARDRHIRVRIIYDAVSPKWRRWLDVLNGILTVGFTLGMSYAAYTMFYRSVADPLGGWTLERSGTSWNPPFPSMTKGIILVALAIMALQSVLHLVQALRGPQAGKGKPETMRGSN; encoded by the coding sequence ATGCCCACCGATACCCCCCCGCCTTCCGCCCCACCGCCGATCGTACCGTCTGCCATTGCGCAGCCGGCAGCCCGCGGTGAACCAGGCCACATCCGCACCCGCCTCGATGCCGTCGTCGACCGCTACTCCAGGGTCGTCGCCTGGCTGGTGCTGATCGCCATGGTCATCAGCGTGATCGAGGTGATCTCGCGCTATGTCTTCGATTCGCCGACGTCCTGGGTGCACGAGATGGTGATCTTCATGATCGCCGTCCTGTTCGCGCTGGGCGGCGCCGGCGCGATGGCCAGGGACCGGCATATCCGCGTGCGCATTATCTACGACGCGGTGTCGCCCAAATGGCGGCGCTGGCTCGACGTCCTCAACGGTATTCTCACGGTGGGCTTCACCCTGGGCATGAGCTATGCCGCCTATACGATGTTCTACCGCTCGGTCGCCGATCCGCTCGGCGGCTGGACGCTGGAACGGTCCGGCACCAGCTGGAACCCGCCGTTCCCCTCCATGACCAAGGGAATCATCCTGGTCGCGCTGGCCATCATGGCGCTGCAATCGGTGCTGCATCTCGTCCAGGCGCTGCGCGGCCCCCAGGCCGGCAAGGGCAAGCCCGAAACCATGCGGGGGAGCAACTGA
- a CDS encoding TRAP transporter substrate-binding protein, producing the protein MTGSRLLRSIGAAAAVFGLMAGSAAAAEFEWSFQTSETAGEPQFKIKQGWAAEVGKMSNGRIKIDILPTGAVVPHNQTLDAVSSGILQGHLTDPSYFSGRNPAFSMLGNLVGAWGDPLEFLEFMKYGGGEALYNQLVEPYGVHLIGAAATGLEAFVTKKPIRTVADLKGLKVRAPEGMVYDIFRKAGAAPVNLPGSEVYTGLEKGVIDAADYTVFATNHAQGFHKFARYPSYPGFHSLPMVDVSINKAIWDKLPEDLKTILKVSVDKLAYDLVFNLKKLDLEAIQAAKKDASIELVNMAPEERAKFRQIAQQEWKVWAAKNDMTKKVYDAAVKFLTERNLM; encoded by the coding sequence ATGACCGGTTCCCGTCTTCTTCGTTCTATCGGCGCGGCAGCCGCCGTTTTCGGCCTGATGGCCGGCAGCGCGGCGGCCGCCGAATTCGAGTGGTCGTTCCAGACCTCGGAAACCGCTGGCGAGCCGCAGTTCAAGATCAAGCAGGGCTGGGCCGCCGAAGTGGGCAAGATGTCGAACGGCCGCATCAAGATCGACATTCTGCCGACCGGCGCCGTCGTTCCCCACAACCAGACCCTCGATGCGGTCAGTTCGGGCATCCTGCAGGGCCACCTGACCGATCCCAGCTACTTCTCGGGCCGCAACCCGGCCTTTTCGATGCTGGGCAACCTGGTCGGCGCCTGGGGCGACCCGCTGGAGTTCCTGGAATTCATGAAGTACGGCGGCGGCGAGGCGCTTTACAACCAGTTGGTCGAACCCTATGGCGTGCACCTGATCGGCGCCGCGGCCACCGGACTTGAGGCCTTCGTCACCAAGAAGCCGATCCGCACCGTGGCCGACCTCAAGGGCCTGAAGGTTCGCGCCCCCGAGGGCATGGTCTACGACATCTTCCGGAAGGCCGGCGCCGCGCCGGTGAATCTGCCCGGCTCCGAGGTCTACACCGGCCTCGAGAAAGGCGTGATCGACGCCGCCGATTACACGGTGTTCGCCACCAACCACGCCCAGGGCTTCCACAAGTTCGCCCGCTATCCCAGCTATCCGGGCTTCCACAGCCTGCCGATGGTCGACGTCTCCATCAACAAGGCGATCTGGGACAAACTGCCCGAGGACCTGAAGACCATCCTCAAGGTTTCGGTCGACAAGCTGGCCTATGATCTGGTGTTCAACCTCAAGAAGCTCGACCTGGAAGCGATCCAGGCCGCCAAGAAGGACGCCAGCATCGAGCTCGTCAACATGGCACCCGAGGAACGCGCCAAGTTCCGCCAGATCGCCCAGCAGGAATGGAAGGTCTGGGCAGCCAAGAACGACATGACCAAGAAGGTCTATGACGCGGCCGTCAAGTTCCTTACGGAACGCAACCTGATGTAG
- a CDS encoding FadR/GntR family transcriptional regulator — MASGTLPTSNVPHDLGYKVATRLASDLFSGAYRPGDLLPKEVDLVEAFRVSRASVRSGLQTLVSLGIVRRQSGQGTVVTEYRDWNVLDPMVTGWMSQYANPHPEFLREIYQFRRSTEPFIAALAARRATARDLAGIEEAFLAMEQALEGTDGAKSALDLPEFSISDVEFHAAIYRATHNLVWAQLAHILRPSILLVIRKSNDTAEELRDSLERHRKLMECIRLRQPEAAFDAAVSVMERTGLDLGLRSGDDTDLLPRSLEKT; from the coding sequence ATGGCTTCCGGGACGCTTCCCACCTCAAACGTGCCACACGATCTTGGCTACAAGGTCGCCACGCGACTGGCCAGCGACCTGTTTTCCGGGGCCTACCGGCCCGGCGATCTGCTTCCCAAGGAAGTCGATCTGGTCGAAGCCTTTCGCGTCAGCCGCGCCTCGGTGCGCAGCGGCCTTCAGACCCTGGTCTCGTTGGGCATCGTGCGCCGGCAGAGCGGGCAGGGCACCGTCGTCACCGAATACCGCGACTGGAACGTGCTCGACCCCATGGTCACCGGGTGGATGAGCCAGTACGCCAACCCGCATCCCGAATTCCTGCGCGAGATCTATCAGTTCCGGCGATCGACCGAGCCGTTCATCGCCGCCCTGGCAGCGCGGCGCGCCACCGCCCGCGACCTGGCCGGCATCGAAGAGGCGTTCCTGGCGATGGAACAGGCGCTGGAGGGGACGGACGGCGCCAAAAGCGCGCTGGACCTGCCGGAGTTCAGCATTTCCGATGTCGAGTTTCACGCCGCCATCTATCGCGCCACGCACAACCTGGTGTGGGCGCAGCTGGCCCACATCCTGCGGCCGTCGATCCTGCTGGTCATCCGCAAGAGCAACGACACCGCCGAAGAACTGCGCGACAGTCTGGAGCGCCACCGCAAACTGATGGAATGCATTCGTCTCCGCCAGCCGGAAGCCGCCTTCGACGCCGCGGTCAGTGTCATGGAGCGCACCGGCCTCGACCTTGGCCTTCGGAGCGGCGACGACACCGACCTTCTTCCACGATCACTGGAGAAGACCTGA
- a CDS encoding LysR family transcriptional regulator has translation MAKPINMRQIEAFRAVILTGSMTGAGEMLNISQPAVSRLIRDLERDLDLTLFKRAGARITPNEEALLLNIEVERMFIGNEKIRETAAAIRGVSTGMLRVAAMPNLAVGYLSPLVSRFLDEHPNASVTLHEDSSVNIIDLVSRHQYDIGLAYAPMPHPGVEVRPLPPTEAVCVVPKGHPLARQDEVHVRDLEGNDFIRLGSSSLLRHQIHKVMEAANVHCNDRIEVRYAATACIFVSRGLGISVVDPFAVREAGEAGLVVRPFRPRIPYEFSVVLAAWRPRSRLVDDFVTIVRDHLIRDFG, from the coding sequence ATGGCCAAACCCATCAATATGCGACAAATTGAGGCATTCCGCGCGGTTATCCTGACCGGCAGCATGACCGGCGCCGGCGAGATGCTGAACATTTCGCAACCCGCCGTCAGCCGGCTGATTCGCGACCTCGAACGCGACCTCGACCTCACCCTGTTCAAGCGTGCCGGCGCCCGCATCACGCCGAACGAGGAGGCGCTTCTGCTCAACATCGAGGTGGAGCGCATGTTCATCGGCAACGAGAAGATCCGCGAAACCGCCGCCGCCATCCGCGGCGTCAGTACGGGAATGCTTCGGGTGGCCGCCATGCCCAACCTGGCCGTCGGCTACCTGTCGCCCCTGGTCAGCCGTTTCCTCGACGAACACCCCAACGCCTCGGTGACCCTTCACGAGGACAGTTCGGTCAACATCATCGATCTGGTGTCCCGCCACCAATACGACATCGGTCTCGCCTACGCGCCGATGCCGCATCCTGGGGTGGAGGTGCGGCCGCTGCCGCCGACCGAAGCCGTCTGCGTGGTGCCGAAAGGCCATCCGCTGGCCCGCCAGGACGAGGTTCACGTCCGCGATCTGGAAGGCAACGACTTCATCCGTCTGGGATCGAGCAGCCTGTTGCGCCACCAAATCCACAAGGTCATGGAAGCCGCCAACGTCCACTGCAACGACCGCATCGAGGTGCGCTACGCGGCGACCGCCTGCATCTTCGTGTCGCGCGGCCTCGGCATTTCGGTGGTCGATCCTTTCGCGGTGCGCGAGGCAGGGGAGGCGGGGTTGGTGGTGCGTCCGTTCCGGCCCCGCATCCCCTATGAATTCTCCGTCGTCCTCGCCGCCTGGCGGCCGCGCTCGCGGCTGGTCGACGACTTCGTGACCATCGTCCGCGATCATCTGATCCGCGACTTCGGCTAG